Proteins encoded in a region of the Takifugu flavidus isolate HTHZ2018 chromosome 8, ASM371156v2, whole genome shotgun sequence genome:
- the LOC130529648 gene encoding N-alpha-acetyltransferase 80, with product PAQRTEGRFVSTRGRRLQTVDIRRDIHIAPIHLRPDLLVPCADLVNSEWQRSQAARVHSLMKSCQDFPICLVLLQGPPEGERLLGHSRLSRVVGQSSSLFVESVVVSKAERGRGYGRTLMEQTERYARRRGFRRLCLTTHDQQHFYAHLGYVLSTPVQSAGAMTTFVPMETLLRFSAIPNTGARNSQGTLLPPPPPPPLLLPSPSSPPLPNSQSALLPPPPPPPPPPPPPPRSTAQPEVQTLTETPYRDARGVPIFWMHKDI from the exons CCAGCCCAGCGAACCGAGGGGAGGTTTGTGTCCACCCGAGGACGTCGGCTTCAGACTGTGGACATCCGGAGAGATATCCACATAGCTCCCATCCACCTCCGCCCGGACCTGCTGGTGCCCTGCGCCGACCTGGTCAACTCTGAGTGGCAGAGGAGCCAGGCCGCCCGGGTCCACTCCCTGATGAAGTCTTGTCAGGATTTCCCCATCTGCCTGGTTCTGCTTCAGGGCCCCCCAGAGGGGGAACGGCTGCTTGGCCACTCCCGGCTGTCCCGGGTCGTAGGTCAGAGCAGCAGTCTGTTTGTAGAATCGGTGGTTGTCTCCAAGGCTGAGCGCGGCCGGGGCTATGGCCGGACTTTGATGGAACAGACCGAGCGCTATGCTAGACGCAGAGGGTTCAGGCGCCTCTGCCTGACCACACACGACCAGCAGCACTTCTACGCACACCTGGGCTACGTCCTGTCAACGCCGGTGCAGAGCGCGGGCGCCATGACAACGTTTGTTCCGATGGAGACGCTGCTGAGGTTCTCCGCGATCCCAAACACAGGGGCTCGGAATTCTCAAGGGA CAttgctccctcctccccctccccctcctctcctcct cccctccccctcctctcctcctctgcctaaTTCTCAGTCAGCgttgctcccccctccccctccccctccccctccccctcctcctcctcctcgttctaCAGCCCAGCCTGAGGTTCAAACTCTGACTGAAACCCCCTACAGAGATGCCAGAGGAGTTCCCATCTTCTGGATGCACAAAGACATTTGA